A genomic stretch from Antarcticibacterium flavum includes:
- a CDS encoding SDR family NAD(P)-dependent oxidoreductase, with product MGRLEGKIALITGSDSGIGKATAIEFAKEGANVVITYHTDEDGGKETLKEVENAGGRGYWSRWM from the coding sequence ATGGGAAGACTTGAAGGCAAGATCGCTTTGATTACGGGGTCAGATTCGGGTATTGGAAAAGCTACAGCAATTGAATTTGCTAAAGAAGGAGCAAATGTGGTGATCACCTACCACACCGATGAGGATGGTGGGAAGGAAACCCTTAAGGAAGTTGAAAATGCAGGGGGAAGGGGTTATTGGTCAAGGTGGATGTGA
- a CDS encoding SDR family oxidoreductase produces the protein MFDRALEEFGTVDILMNNAAINGQGIPIADLSTEKWDRAIKTNLYGYFFCIRRFINLRRKNGRKGKIINVSSVHEEIPAPGTGDYCSSKGAVKMLTRTLALELAEEGINVNNIAPGMILTPINQEAKDDKEAREEKTDNIPMKRAGKPGEIARLAVFLASADSDYVTGSTYVMDGGLTQYMGQGA, from the coding sequence ATGTTTGATAGAGCCCTGGAGGAGTTTGGAACAGTGGATATTCTAATGAATAATGCGGCAATTAACGGACAGGGAATTCCCATAGCCGACCTGTCTACCGAAAAATGGGACCGGGCTATTAAAACAAATCTGTATGGTTATTTCTTTTGTATTAGAAGGTTTATAAACTTACGCAGGAAAAATGGAAGGAAAGGAAAGATTATAAACGTGTCCTCTGTACACGAGGAGATCCCTGCACCCGGTACCGGAGATTACTGTAGTTCAAAGGGCGCTGTAAAAATGCTCACCCGTACCCTGGCGCTGGAACTTGCAGAAGAGGGAATTAATGTCAATAATATAGCGCCGGGAATGATCCTTACACCCATTAACCAGGAAGCAAAGGATGATAAAGAGGCAAGAGAGGAAAAAACAGATAACATCCCTATGAAAAGAGCCGGAAAGCCCGGGGAAATTGCCAGGCTGGCGGTTTTCCTGGCATCGGCAGATTCAGATTATGTCACAGGGTCCACCTATGTTATGGATGGAGGGCTTACCCAGTATATGGGACAAGGCGCCTGA
- a CDS encoding lipocalin family protein: MKKLFLFAGIVLLAAGFASCSSDDDNEMPEERILGIWNIDRLLIDENFVELNECERRSTIQFFAGGDFTETIYDGENPASCRNFTIDGNWRRLANGGYELEYPEEEFTVNATIASSELTMQYTLDDEDEGEQEYVRIYRKN; the protein is encoded by the coding sequence ATGAAAAAGTTATTTCTTTTTGCCGGGATAGTTTTACTGGCAGCAGGGTTTGCAAGTTGTAGCAGCGATGATGACAATGAAATGCCAGAGGAAAGGATCCTGGGCATCTGGAATATTGACAGGTTGCTTATCGATGAGAATTTTGTAGAGCTTAATGAATGCGAACGCAGGTCTACCATCCAGTTTTTTGCGGGGGGCGATTTTACGGAAACCATCTATGACGGAGAGAATCCCGCCTCCTGTAGAAATTTTACCATTGATGGCAATTGGAGGAGATTGGCCAATGGCGGGTATGAACTTGAGTATCCCGAAGAGGAATTTACGGTCAATGCAACTATTGCAAGCTCAGAACTAACGATGCAATATACCCTCGATGATGAGGATGAGGGAGAGCAGGAATATGTACGTATCTATAGAAAGAATTGA
- a CDS encoding dipeptidase translates to MSDIKKYVEEHKDRFIQELVDLLKIPSISADSAYKQDVLKTADAVKEKLQEAGCDHTEICETPGYPIVYGEKIIDKNLPTVLVYGHYDVQPPDPLDLWESPPFEPVIKETKLHPQGAIFARGACDDKGQMYMHVKALEYMTRNNELPCNVKFMIEGEEEVGSANLGWFIERNQDKLSNDVILISDTGMISKDVPSVTTGLRGLSYMEVEVTGPNRDLHSGLYGGAVANPINILAKMIASLQDENNHITIPGFYDRVEELTDEEREKMAEAPFDLEEYKEKLDIGDVHGEKGYSTLERASIRPTLDVNGIWGGYTGEGAKTVLPSKAYAKISMRLVPNQDWKEISELFKKHFESIAPKSVKVKVNTHHGGQGYVTPIDTLEYQAANDAYAEAFGKEPIPQRSGGSIPIVSLFEKELKSKTILMGFGLDTDAIHSPNEHFGVWNYLKGIETIPLFFKHFTKLKSEE, encoded by the coding sequence ATGAGTGACATAAAAAAATACGTTGAGGAACATAAAGACCGGTTTATACAGGAACTGGTTGATCTATTAAAAATTCCAAGCATAAGTGCAGATTCTGCCTATAAGCAGGATGTACTAAAAACTGCCGATGCCGTTAAAGAAAAGCTTCAGGAAGCGGGTTGTGACCATACCGAAATATGTGAAACTCCCGGATATCCTATTGTTTACGGTGAGAAGATCATTGATAAAAATCTACCTACTGTTTTGGTATATGGACATTATGACGTGCAACCACCAGATCCTTTGGATCTGTGGGAGAGTCCGCCATTTGAGCCTGTGATCAAGGAAACGAAACTGCACCCCCAGGGTGCCATTTTTGCCCGCGGTGCCTGTGATGATAAAGGCCAGATGTATATGCACGTAAAGGCACTGGAATATATGACCCGGAATAATGAGCTTCCCTGTAATGTGAAGTTTATGATCGAAGGGGAAGAGGAAGTGGGAAGTGCCAACCTTGGCTGGTTTATAGAACGAAATCAGGATAAACTTTCCAATGATGTGATCCTTATTAGTGATACCGGAATGATCTCTAAAGATGTTCCTTCTGTTACCACAGGATTGCGCGGACTCAGCTATATGGAAGTAGAAGTTACAGGTCCAAATCGCGATCTCCATAGCGGATTGTATGGCGGAGCGGTGGCAAACCCAATAAATATCCTCGCAAAGATGATCGCATCCCTGCAGGATGAGAACAACCATATTACCATTCCCGGTTTTTACGACAGGGTAGAGGAGCTTACAGATGAGGAAAGGGAGAAAATGGCAGAGGCTCCATTTGACCTGGAGGAGTATAAAGAGAAACTGGATATTGGAGATGTGCATGGGGAGAAAGGTTATTCTACACTTGAGAGGGCATCTATAAGGCCAACTCTGGATGTAAACGGAATTTGGGGTGGCTACACAGGAGAGGGAGCCAAAACAGTATTGCCTTCCAAAGCTTATGCAAAAATTTCCATGAGGCTGGTGCCAAACCAGGACTGGAAGGAGATAAGCGAACTCTTTAAAAAGCATTTTGAAAGTATAGCTCCAAAAAGTGTGAAAGTGAAGGTAAATACCCACCACGGCGGGCAGGGTTATGTAACCCCTATTGACACCCTGGAATACCAGGCTGCGAATGATGCCTATGCTGAGGCATTTGGAAAGGAACCAATCCCGCAGCGAAGCGGAGGAAGTATTCCAATTGTTTCCCTTTTTGAAAAGGAACTTAAAAGTAAAACGATCCTTATGGGCTTTGGACTGGATACAGATGCTATCCACTCTCCAAACGAACATTTCGGGGTGTGGAATTACTTAAAAGGAATTGAAACCATTCCCTTGTTCTTTAAACATTTTACGAAATTGAAGAGCGAGGAATAA